A window from Drosophila miranda strain MSH22 chromosome Y unlocalized genomic scaffold, D.miranda_PacBio2.1 Contig_Y2_pilon, whole genome shotgun sequence encodes these proteins:
- the LOC117192494 gene encoding uncharacterized protein DDB_G0271670-like, whose protein sequence is MAFVIAHCWYCRSEGDSASASATPSVASVEEEIEESVSKLESVISKTIENTKNIKELVPVLGPSSVDEGGAGADDDDDVEDVELQQLGAAAGKFQENDVDTTTAAAATATTGMPGSATDMVKSSYMEEEAGNQVDAVAVVDVDTVATFSTADSTTPPPISPPIPPQHSSSSSNSKQKPFSPYDATSSVSVSSSSVVPSIEAVETSSLPSMSTSTSATGTCSPSSSPSNSSPSSHIVAITDIVLDNNNHKNNNNILTTSSSSASSSSATTTTTTITPTATMSTTTTATTTLSEMSPKVNDVAFV, encoded by the exons ATGGCATTCGTCATCGCTCACTGCTGGTACTGCAgg TCGGAGGGGGATTCTGCCTCTGCGTCTGCCACGCCCTCGGTGGCCAGTGTGGAGGAGGAGATCGAGGAGAGCGTCTCCAAGCTGGAGTCCGTGATAAGCAAGACTATTGAGAATACGAAGAACATCAAGGAGCTGGTCCCAGTGCTCGGGCCATCGTCCGTCGATGAgggtggtgctggtgctgacgatgatgatgatgtagAGGATGTGGAACTCCAGCAATTGGGCGCCGCTGCAGGGAAATTCCAGGAAAATGATGTGGACACCACCACAGCGGCTGCCGCAACAGCCACAACTGGGATGCCTGGCTCTGCCACGGACATGGTAAAGTCCAGTTACATGGAGGAGGAAGCAGGGAATCAGGTGGATGCCGTTGCCGTCGTAGATGTGGATACTGTGGCCACATTCAGCACCGCTGATAGCACCACACCCCCACCCATATCGCCCCCCATCCCACcacagcacagcagcagcagcagcaatagcaAGCAGAAGCCATTCTCACCCTATGATGCCACCTCCTCAGTGTCAGTGTCCTCCTCCTCTGTTGTGCCATCAATCGAAGCTGTTGAAACGTCTTCGTTGCCATCCATGTCCACCTCTACATCGGCCACAGGGACCTGCTCACCCTCATCCTCACCCTCAAACTCATCCCCATCCTCTCACATTGTTGCCATCACAGACATTGTATTAGACAACAACAACcataaaaacaacaacaatattcTAACAACTTCATCATCAtctgcatcatcatcatctgcaacaacaacaactacaacaatcacaccaacagcaacaatgtcaactacaacaacagcaacaacaacactgTCTGAAATGTCGCCAAAGGTAAATGATGTCGCTTTTGTGTGA
- the LOC117192492 gene encoding uncharacterized protein DDB_G0271670-like isoform X2, giving the protein MAFVIAHCWYCRSEGDSASASATPSVASVEEEIEESVSKLESVISKTIENTKNIKELVPVLGPSSVDEGGAGADDDDDVEDVELQQLGAAAGKFQDNDVDTTTAAAATATTGMPGSATDMVKSSYMEEEAGNQVDAVAVVDVDTVATFSTADNTTPPPISPPTPTQHSSSSSNSKQKPFSPYDATSSVSVSSSSVVPSIEAVETSSLPSMSTSTSATGTCSPSSSPSNSSPSSHIVAITDIVLDNNNHKNNNNILTTSSSSASSSSATTTTTTITPTATMSTTTTATTTLSEMSPNVNDVAFV; this is encoded by the exons ATGGCATTCGTCATCGCTCACTGCTGGTACTGCagg TCGGAGGGGGATTCTGCCTCTGCGTCTGCCACGCCCTCGGTGGCCAGTGTGGAGGAGGAGATCGAGGAGAGCGTCTCCAAGCTGGAGTCCGTGATAAGCAAGACTATTGAGAATACGAAGAACATCAAGGAGCTGGTCCCAGTGCTCGGGCCATCGTCCGTCGATGAgggtggtgctggtgctgacgatgatgatgatgtagAGGATGTGGAACTCCAGCAATTGGGCGCCGCTGCAGGGAAATTCCAGGATAATGATGTGGACACCACCACAGCGGCTGCCGCAACAGCCACAACTGGGATGCCTGGCTCTGCCACGGACATGGTAAAGTCCAGTTACATGGAGGAGGAAGCAGGGAATCAGGTGGATGCCGTTGCCGTCGTAGATGTGGATACTGTGGCCACATTCAGCACCGCTGATAACACCACACCCCCACCCATATCGCCCCCCACCCCAAcacagcacagcagcagcagcagcaatagcaAGCAGAAGCCATTCTCACCCTATGATGCCACCTCCTCAGTGTCAGTGTCCTCCTCCTCTGTTGTGCCATCAATCGAAGCTGTTGAAACGTCTTCGTTGCCATCCATGTCCACCTCTACATCGGCCACAGGGACCTGCTCACCCTCATCCTCACCCTCAAACTCATCCCCATCCTCTCACATTGTTGCCATCACAGACATTGTATTAGACAACAACAACcataaaaacaacaacaatattcTAACAACTTCATCATCAtctgcatcatcatcatctgcaacaacaacaactacaacaatcacaccaacagcaacaatgtcaactacaacaacagcaacaacaacactgTCTGAAATGTCGCCAAACGTAAATGATGTCGCTTTTGTGTGA